In 'Nostoc azollae' 0708, the following are encoded in one genomic region:
- a CDS encoding Mur ligase family protein: protein MGKKIQLIDRVRLGLAVSIAKSVTFLVRSLRLGAASVLPGSIARRIEPRLLHLLSQQVKKGVILIAGTNGKTTTSLLLCTILKHKGYRIAHNSTGANLENGLATALIENTGLLGSLDVDYAILEVDENIFPKVLKPLEPRIILCLNLFRDQLDRYGEVDTISKRWTKVISTLPADTVVISNADDPTLSYLGQQLNQKVLFFGLNEPEHYLEAIPHAVDSIYCPRCGHSLDYQGIYLSHLGDFTCPSCGFSKSRPSLESGKWSQILVGLYNKYNTLAAATAAKELGVDEGTIRETINNFQAAFGRAEDLVIDGKRVRILLSKNPVGTNETIRVVTQSNDTTTLVVLNDRTPDGTDISWIWDVDTEKLVERGGTLVVSGDRVYDMALRLRYSEKSVESKINLIVDEDLRRAIGTALEHTPANETLHILPTYSAMLEVREVLTGRKIR, encoded by the coding sequence GTGGGAAAGAAAATACAACTTATAGATAGAGTCCGACTGGGTTTAGCTGTATCCATTGCTAAAAGCGTCACATTTTTGGTGCGTTCTCTGCGTCTTGGTGCTGCTAGTGTATTACCAGGTTCTATTGCACGACGCATTGAACCCAGGCTTTTGCACTTATTGAGTCAGCAGGTTAAAAAAGGGGTAATTTTGATTGCGGGAACGAATGGGAAAACCACCACATCCCTGTTATTATGCACTATTTTAAAACACAAAGGTTATAGAATTGCCCATAATTCTACTGGTGCAAATCTGGAAAATGGTTTAGCAACGGCTTTGATAGAGAATACTGGTTTATTAGGTTCTTTAGATGTAGATTACGCAATTTTGGAAGTTGATGAAAATATTTTTCCCAAGGTTTTAAAACCTCTGGAACCAAGGATTATTCTTTGTTTAAATTTGTTCCGTGACCAACTCGATAGATACGGGGAAGTTGACACTATTAGCAAACGATGGACAAAGGTTATTTCTACTTTACCAGCAGATACGGTAGTTATTTCCAATGCTGATGATCCGACTTTATCATATTTGGGTCAACAGTTAAATCAAAAGGTGTTGTTTTTTGGTTTAAATGAACCAGAACATTATTTAGAAGCGATTCCTCATGCTGTTGACTCTATATATTGTCCGAGATGTGGACATTCTCTAGATTATCAAGGTATTTATCTTTCCCATTTAGGAGATTTCACTTGTCCTAGTTGCGGTTTTAGTAAGAGTAGACCAAGTTTAGAAAGTGGCAAATGGTCACAAATCCTGGTGGGTTTGTACAATAAATATAATACCTTAGCCGCAGCCACCGCAGCAAAAGAGTTGGGAGTTGATGAAGGGACTATTAGAGAAACCATTAATAATTTCCAAGCTGCTTTTGGTCGTGCAGAAGATTTGGTGATTGATGGTAAACGGGTGAGGATTTTGTTATCTAAAAATCCTGTGGGAACAAATGAAACTATTCGCGTAGTTACTCAAAGTAATGATACAACTACTTTGGTGGTGTTGAACGATCGCACTCCTGATGGTACTGATATATCTTGGATTTGGGATGTAGATACTGAGAAGTTGGTTGAACGTGGTGGGACGTTGGTTGTAAGTGGCGATCGCGTATATGATATGGCTTTAAGGTTGCGTTATAGCGAGAAGTCTGTTGAGAGTAAGATTAACTTGATTGTAGATGAAGATTTGCGACGTGCGATCGGCACAGCTTTAGAACATACACCAGCAAATGAAACTCTGCACATTCTTCCTACTTACTCTGCCATGTTGGAAGTAAGGGAAGTGTTAACAGGGAGAAAAATTCGTTAA
- the glf gene encoding UDP-galactopyranose mutase translates to MEPNYSSTTVTPDTFERDFVFDYLIVGAGFSGSVIAERLASHSGKKVLIVDKRNHIGGNTYDHYNEHGILIHKYGPHIFHTNSREVFEYLSCFTQWRTYEHRVLTSVDGQLVPIPINLDTINKLYGMNLNSFEVEEFFKSLAEPKEYIRTSEDVVVSKVGRDLYEKFFRGYTRKQWGLDPSELDKSVIARVPTRTNRDNRYFTDTYQAMPLHGFTRMFEKMLAHPYIKVMLNTDYREILRAIPYREIVYTGPIDEFFNYRHGILPYRSLDFQHETHDTPVFQSAPVINYPNEHLYTRVTEFKYLTGQEHTKTSIVYEFPKAEGDPYYPVPRSDNNEIYKQYKALADAMLGVYFVGRLATYKYYNMDQCIAQALSVYGKIALKV, encoded by the coding sequence ATGGAACCTAATTACAGTTCTACTACCGTTACTCCAGACACCTTTGAGAGAGATTTTGTATTTGATTATTTAATAGTTGGTGCCGGATTTTCTGGCAGCGTTATTGCCGAACGTTTAGCTAGTCATTCTGGAAAAAAAGTGTTGATAGTAGACAAGCGTAATCATATTGGTGGTAATACCTACGATCATTACAATGAACATGGCATACTTATTCACAAATATGGTCCTCATATCTTTCACACCAACTCCCGCGAAGTTTTTGAATACCTTTCATGCTTTACTCAATGGCGGACTTATGAACATCGTGTGTTAACCAGTGTAGACGGTCAATTAGTTCCCATACCCATCAACCTGGACACAATTAACAAACTCTATGGAATGAATCTCAATTCATTTGAGGTAGAGGAGTTTTTCAAGTCCCTTGCAGAACCAAAAGAATATATCCGCACTTCTGAAGATGTGGTAGTTAGTAAAGTTGGTCGAGATTTGTATGAAAAATTTTTCCGGGGGTACACTCGCAAACAATGGGGACTCGACCCGTCCGAGTTGGATAAATCAGTAATTGCCCGTGTTCCTACTCGTACCAACCGCGACAATAGGTATTTTACGGATACTTATCAGGCTATGCCACTCCATGGTTTTACACGGATGTTCGAGAAGATGTTAGCGCACCCTTATATTAAGGTGATGCTGAATACAGATTACCGGGAAATCCTGCGGGCTATACCTTATCGAGAGATTGTTTATACAGGTCCAATTGATGAGTTTTTTAATTATCGTCATGGCATTTTACCCTATCGCTCCCTTGATTTCCAGCACGAGACTCATGATACTCCCGTATTTCAATCAGCACCTGTTATCAATTATCCTAACGAACATTTATATACCCGTGTGACAGAGTTTAAATACTTGACTGGACAGGAACATACTAAAACTAGCATTGTTTACGAGTTTCCTAAAGCTGAGGGAGATCCTTACTACCCAGTACCACGTTCTGATAATAATGAAATTTACAAGCAATATAAAGCGCTGGCAGATGCAATGCTAGGAGTATATTTTGTTGGCAGACTGGCAACCTATAAATATTACAATATGGATCAATGTATTGCTCAGGCGCTTTCTGTGTATGGAAAAATTGCACTTAAAGTTTAA
- a CDS encoding thylakoid membrane photosystem I accumulation factor — translation MNSIKWLFLQTKIITNWRRLVSKSLLLLFCIFIISMQPAFAGMKDDRYEGNIFVVFAGNGSLVPSKLTLAQTLAEHKPAMLAFYVDDSRDCKQYAVFISQTQAFYGRAAEIIPIGVDTIPMKETYDPTEPGYYYSGAVPQVVLFDQSGKVILNKTGQVPFDEIDDKFREVFNLLPRDQSIEFKQRSFNEYSSEFSQ, via the coding sequence ATGAATAGCATAAAGTGGCTTTTTTTACAAACTAAAATAATTACTAACTGGCGACGGTTGGTGTCAAAATCCCTCTTATTGCTGTTTTGCATATTCATAATAAGTATGCAGCCAGCTTTCGCCGGTATGAAAGATGATAGGTATGAAGGTAATATCTTCGTGGTTTTTGCAGGTAATGGTTCCCTAGTACCTTCCAAACTAACTCTAGCTCAAACTTTAGCAGAACATAAACCCGCAATGCTAGCATTTTATGTGGATGATAGCAGAGATTGTAAACAGTATGCGGTCTTTATTTCTCAAACACAAGCATTCTATGGACGGGCTGCGGAGATTATTCCTATCGGTGTTGATACCATCCCCATGAAGGAAACCTACGACCCCACAGAACCAGGATATTACTATTCAGGAGCAGTACCACAAGTTGTCCTCTTTGACCAGTCGGGAAAAGTCATCTTGAATAAAACAGGTCAAGTACCTTTTGACGAGATAGACGATAAATTTAGAGAAGTATTTAATTTGTTACCCCGTGATCAGTCAATTGAGTTCAAGCAGCGTTCATTTAATGAATATAGCAGTGAGTTTAGTCAGTAG
- a CDS encoding DsbA family protein, whose amino-acid sequence MELSGFEYPYCTEAHTTLKNLLAKYPNQFTLVYQNFLLIQIHDQALPAAKASWAAYQQGKFWPYHDAFFTNQQQLGETFYLDIAKNLNLDLAKFKLDVDLANKAIQKHLQLVYKLGLSNTHYFIINSKIFLHSSSAFRN is encoded by the coding sequence ATCGAATTATCTGGTTTTGAATATCCATATTGTACCGAAGCACATACAACTCTCAAAAACTTATTAGCAAAATATCCCAATCAATTTACCTTAGTGTACCAAAATTTTCTACTAATTCAAATTCATGACCAAGCATTACCAGCAGCAAAAGCCTCTTGGGCAGCATATCAACAAGGTAAATTTTGGCCATATCATGATGCTTTCTTTACCAATCAACAACAATTGGGAGAAACCTTCTATTTAGATATTGCTAAAAACTTGAATTTGGATTTAGCAAAGTTTAAACTTGATGTGGACTTAGCTAATAAAGCAATTCAGAAACACTTGCAACTCGTATATAAATTGGGTCTTTCTAACACACATTATTTTATCATTAATAGCAAGATATTTCTCCACTCCAGTTCAGCTTTCAGAAATTGA